One Acidobacteriota bacterium genomic window carries:
- a CDS encoding SLC13 family permease — protein MQIAIVLGLLVLAIILFASEKLSVDIITFILLITLVVTGILTPNETFAGFSNDIIIILASIFVISGALQNSGVLDAIGSKLHTLANRSENRLLFYVMCVVAAVSAFMNNTTVTAIFAPPVIGIARQAKLSPSKLLMPVAFASILGGNCTLIGTSTNVAVSGYIAKVGLEPLSMFEITPIGLIIGVVGILYMMLIGKRLLPAYRDESLTEEYAMREYLTEIVVMQNSDLIGQRIFESDLSKKEFRILEVVRGAEKFLPTPRTTIEAGDMLLVEGMVEELLKVKETAGIEIRADIKLGDLDLQNDEIKIAEVLITAQSELIGQTLKEVDFRARYGMVALAIYRQGQSLRDKLGHIRLRFGDLLLVQGQAERIDALKRSSDLWVFEEFKPRPYKQRKGLYTVLFFSIAIFAGSIGWLPLSIAFLLAAVLTVLLRCITVEEAYEFIDWRLLVLIGGMTAFGTAMDKTGAAEFLATKIVNGLNPLVMSVPQSVGLTLILSGFFLLTVILTQPMSNAAAALVVLPVAIETAERLGANPRSFAIAIMYAASVSFVTPFEPSCIIVYGPGKYKFRDFVKVGALMTFILIILTLILVPMYWHF, from the coding sequence ATGCAAATCGCAATTGTTCTGGGGCTGTTGGTATTGGCGATTATTCTGTTTGCCTCAGAAAAACTATCGGTCGATATTATTACCTTCATCCTGCTCATCACCTTGGTGGTGACCGGAATTCTCACGCCCAATGAAACTTTTGCCGGGTTCAGCAATGACATCATCATCATCCTGGCATCCATTTTTGTCATCAGCGGTGCCTTGCAAAACAGCGGCGTGCTGGATGCCATCGGCTCGAAATTGCATACGCTGGCAAACCGCAGCGAAAACCGCCTGTTGTTTTATGTCATGTGTGTCGTCGCTGCGGTGTCGGCATTTATGAACAACACCACGGTGACGGCAATCTTTGCGCCGCCGGTTATCGGGATTGCCAGACAAGCAAAACTTTCGCCTTCAAAACTGCTCATGCCTGTGGCTTTTGCGTCGATACTCGGCGGCAACTGTACGCTGATTGGCACCTCAACCAATGTCGCGGTGAGCGGTTATATTGCCAAAGTCGGGCTTGAACCGCTCAGCATGTTTGAAATTACCCCTATCGGTTTGATTATCGGCGTCGTCGGCATTCTCTATATGATGTTAATCGGCAAGCGATTGCTGCCGGCTTACCGCGATGAAAGCCTCACCGAAGAGTACGCCATGCGCGAGTACCTGACGGAAATCGTGGTGATGCAAAATTCCGATTTAATCGGGCAGCGCATATTTGAATCCGATTTATCGAAAAAGGAATTCCGCATATTGGAAGTCGTGCGCGGCGCAGAGAAATTCTTACCGACGCCGCGCACCACCATCGAAGCCGGCGATATGTTGCTGGTTGAAGGCATGGTCGAAGAATTATTGAAAGTCAAAGAGACCGCCGGCATCGAGATTCGCGCCGATATTAAATTGGGCGATTTGGATTTGCAGAATGACGAAATCAAGATTGCCGAAGTATTGATTACCGCGCAATCCGAGTTGATCGGACAAACGCTGAAGGAAGTCGATTTTCGCGCCCGTTACGGCATGGTGGCGCTGGCGATTTATCGTCAAGGGCAATCCCTGCGCGACAAACTCGGGCACATTCGTTTGCGCTTTGGCGACTTGCTTTTGGTGCAAGGGCAGGCTGAACGAATCGATGCGTTGAAACGTAGCTCCGATTTATGGGTTTTTGAAGAGTTCAAACCGCGACCTTATAAACAACGCAAAGGCTTGTACACGGTCTTGTTTTTTTCCATTGCCATCTTTGCGGGGTCAATCGGGTGGTTGCCCTTATCCATCGCCTTTTTATTAGCGGCGGTGCTCACGGTGCTGCTTCGCTGCATCACGGTTGAAGAAGCCTACGAATTTATTGACTGGCGATTGCTGGTGTTGATTGGCGGCATGACGGCTTTTGGAACCGCGATGGATAAAACCGGAGCCGCTGAATTTCTGGCTACGAAAATCGTCAATGGTTTGAATCCGCTGGTTATGAGCGTACCGCAAAGCGTCGGCTTGACGTTGATTCTAAGCGGATTTTTTCTGTTGACGGTGATTTTGACGCAGCCGATGTCCAATGCGGCGGCGGCGCTGGTGGTGTTGCCTGTGGCAATCGAAACGGCTGAACGACTCGGCGCCAATCCGCGTTCATTTGCTATCGCGATTATGTATGCCGCTTCGGTGTCATTCGTTACCCCGTTTGAGCCGTCCTGCATTATCGTTTATGGCCCCGGCAAATATAAATTCCGGGACTTTGTGAAAGTCGGCGCACTGATGACCTTCATTTTAATTATTCTGACCTTGATACTGGTGCCGATGTACTGGCATTTTTGA
- a CDS encoding PQQ-binding-like beta-propeller repeat protein, with protein MKVSFILEKLLEKEKHLGVRNFFFILSIISCLMNPFAKVGLAQVVEQSQPAPAAVKPLPAKVPMVAEDGAVSTSRLALPFKKIWQYLDDTTTLAPSVDEARIYLPLAQGRVICLDRASGSRVWMDEVGGQVSASVAIGESAVFIATRKFADDGSEAGAALRAVDKLTGLTLWARDYPRPFTSSFAISGKRLYAGNADGSLYALSADDGAIIWQAKTSDVIRSRPLVFESVIYFGSDDGALRGVEMDNGHEVFKFQSKGKIACTPVIDEKYLYLGSGDGQVYALERLTGKLKWQTRTGAGIETSPVLIGDQVLVASFDNFIYAIAKTTGNKIWKRRFENRLTATPIVEGDAVLIAPFRGDHIAVFLNSDGRRVNFYQLDKGNEIVAQPVFTDNLLVIATDKGLIVAQATLPTDTNTNALKKPKP; from the coding sequence ATGAAGGTGTCATTCATTCTTGAAAAACTACTCGAAAAAGAGAAACATCTAGGGGTGCGAAATTTTTTCTTCATTCTTTCAATCATTTCATGCCTGATGAACCCGTTTGCCAAAGTTGGTCTGGCGCAGGTTGTCGAGCAAAGTCAACCTGCACCCGCAGCGGTTAAACCGCTGCCCGCAAAAGTACCGATGGTTGCAGAAGACGGCGCGGTTTCAACTTCGCGGCTCGCTTTGCCCTTCAAAAAAATCTGGCAATACCTGGATGATACGACGACGCTTGCGCCGAGCGTTGATGAGGCGCGAATTTATTTACCGTTGGCTCAGGGGCGGGTCATCTGCCTTGACCGCGCAAGCGGCTCAAGAGTGTGGATGGATGAAGTCGGTGGACAGGTTTCCGCTTCGGTGGCAATCGGCGAGTCGGCGGTTTTTATCGCGACGCGCAAATTTGCAGACGATGGCAGCGAAGCCGGGGCGGCGCTGCGGGCTGTCGATAAGCTCACCGGGCTAACCTTGTGGGCGCGGGATTATCCGCGCCCCTTCACCTCATCATTTGCCATCAGCGGCAAGCGCCTCTATGCAGGCAATGCCGACGGCTCGCTGTATGCGCTTTCCGCAGATGATGGCGCGATTATCTGGCAGGCAAAAACTTCGGATGTCATACGTTCGCGTCCGCTGGTCTTTGAATCGGTGATTTATTTTGGCAGTGATGATGGCGCGCTTCGCGGCGTTGAAATGGACAACGGGCATGAAGTTTTCAAATTTCAAAGCAAAGGGAAAATTGCCTGTACGCCGGTGATTGATGAAAAATATTTGTACTTGGGTTCCGGCGACGGGCAGGTTTATGCCCTTGAGCGGTTGACAGGCAAACTGAAATGGCAAACCCGCACCGGCGCAGGAATTGAAACCTCGCCGGTGCTGATTGGCGATCAGGTGTTGGTTGCCTCATTTGATAATTTCATTTATGCGATTGCGAAAACCACCGGCAATAAAATCTGGAAACGCCGCTTTGAAAACCGCCTGACAGCAACGCCGATTGTCGAAGGCGACGCGGTATTGATTGCTCCGTTTCGAGGCGACCACATTGCAGTTTTTCTGAACAGTGACGGGCGGCGAGTCAATTTCTATCAACTCGATAAAGGCAATGAAATCGTCGCCCAACCGGTGTTTACCGATAACCTTCTGGTCATTGCCACAGACAAAGGTCTGATTGTCGCGCAAGCTACGCTGCCCACCGACACCAACACCAATGCGTTAAAAAAACCGAAACCATAA
- the pyk gene encoding pyruvate kinase has translation MRRAKIVATIGPASESIENLRALIDAGMNVTRINMSHGTREHHGEVIRRIRQVSDELKKPVAIMIDLSGPKIRTGNLREGAALLKEGAEVRITTEEIEGDATRFSANYALLAKEVKTGDRILLSDGEIELEVLSTTEREVTARVIHGGSLGNHKGINLPGAQISIPSITEKDVADLQFGIEAGADLVAQSFVRAAKDCQRAKELIKKFGSHARLIAKIEKPEAIDDLPNILSVADGVMVARGDLAVETSTERVPVLQKQIIAEALKADKTIITATQMLQSMIESPRPTRAEASDVANAILDGSDAVMLSGESAVGRFPVEAVKMMDKIIRTTEEMNSPAQTAMRQTIFGRQSGSLGRAIAEASLFAAEEVGCNLIVVITQTGHMARRIAALRPRQRIIALTPVVESCKQLAVSWGIEPYLLGGCTIESQELLARADCAILQYNLAKRGEIVVMMAGRLEDVTLSLSMKVHRVGDVANA, from the coding sequence ATGCGTAGAGCAAAAATAGTCGCAACCATCGGCCCGGCTTCGGAATCCATCGAAAACTTGCGCGCCTTGATTGACGCAGGAATGAATGTCACGCGCATCAATATGTCACACGGCACACGCGAACATCACGGCGAAGTCATCCGCCGTATTCGTCAGGTATCAGACGAATTGAAAAAACCTGTCGCCATCATGATTGATCTGTCAGGTCCGAAAATCCGCACAGGCAATTTGCGCGAAGGCGCAGCGTTACTCAAAGAAGGCGCAGAGGTGCGCATCACCACCGAAGAAATCGAGGGCGACGCCACGCGCTTTTCGGCAAATTATGCTTTGCTTGCCAAAGAAGTAAAAACCGGCGACCGGATTTTACTGAGCGATGGTGAAATCGAACTGGAAGTTTTAAGCACAACTGAACGCGAAGTCACTGCCCGCGTCATTCACGGCGGCAGCTTGGGCAATCACAAAGGCATCAACCTGCCGGGCGCGCAGATTTCCATTCCTTCGATTACCGAAAAAGATGTAGCCGATTTGCAGTTCGGCATCGAAGCGGGAGCCGACTTAGTGGCGCAATCGTTCGTGCGCGCGGCTAAGGATTGTCAGCGCGCTAAAGAATTGATTAAGAAATTCGGCAGTCATGCGCGACTCATCGCCAAAATCGAAAAGCCCGAAGCGATTGATGATTTGCCCAATATTTTGAGCGTTGCCGATGGCGTGATGGTGGCGCGCGGCGACCTCGCGGTTGAAACTTCTACCGAACGTGTGCCGGTTTTGCAGAAACAAATTATCGCCGAAGCTTTGAAAGCCGATAAGACCATCATCACCGCAACCCAGATGTTGCAATCGATGATTGAAAGCCCGCGACCGACGCGCGCCGAAGCCTCGGACGTAGCGAATGCGATTCTCGACGGGTCAGATGCGGTGATGCTTTCGGGCGAAAGCGCCGTCGGGCGTTTTCCTGTCGAAGCCGTGAAAATGATGGACAAAATCATTCGCACCACGGAAGAGATGAATTCACCCGCGCAGACCGCCATGCGCCAGACGATTTTCGGAAGACAATCGGGGTCGCTCGGGCGGGCGATTGCCGAGGCATCACTTTTTGCCGCTGAAGAGGTCGGTTGCAATTTAATCGTGGTGATTACGCAAACCGGACATATGGCGCGGCGCATCGCGGCACTGCGTCCGCGTCAACGCATCATTGCGCTGACGCCGGTGGTTGAATCCTGTAAACAACTGGCGGTGTCCTGGGGCATCGAACCTTACCTTTTGGGAGGCTGCACCATTGAATCACAAGAGTTGCTGGCGCGCGCCGATTGCGCGATTTTGCAGTACAACCTCGCCAAACGCGGCGAAATCGTGGTGATGATGGCAGGTCGCTTAGAAGACGTGACGCTATCGCTTTCAATGAAAGTCCACCGCGTCGGCGATGTGGCAAATGCTTAA
- a CDS encoding nucleotidyltransferase domain-containing protein encodes MNTALEIKAICERIAREFHPERIILFGSHAVGNPHADSDVDLLVVMPFEGRHTEQAIKILNKLNVLAPIDLLIRTPEQVQERIQIGDAFMRDIIERGKVLYEANHR; translated from the coding sequence ATGAATACCGCATTGGAAATCAAAGCGATTTGTGAACGCATTGCCCGGGAATTTCACCCTGAGCGAATCATTCTGTTTGGCTCGCACGCCGTTGGCAACCCGCACGCGGATTCCGATGTTGATTTGTTAGTTGTGATGCCTTTTGAAGGACGACATACCGAACAGGCAATCAAAATCCTGAACAAACTGAATGTGCTTGCGCCGATTGATTTGTTGATTCGCACACCTGAGCAGGTGCAGGAAAGAATTCAAATCGGCGATGCCTTTATGCGCGATATTATTGAACGCGGCAAGGTTCTTTATGAAGCCAATCACAGGTGA